From the genome of Brassica oleracea var. oleracea cultivar TO1000 chromosome C4, BOL, whole genome shotgun sequence:
CATTGTGTACTAACTCATGATCAATCTCTCCAACATGTTCTAGCTAGAAACATTTATTCATATCATTTTTAGCTTTCTAGAATCTTAATTAGTACCTAGGAGGAGGAAGAAGAAAAACAGAAACCATCCTTCACATTCATTGTTTTATTTATTTTCATGATTCATATTGCATTTTAGGTTAAAGAATCAAAGAGAAGGCATTGGTGGCTTTTTCTGGATTCTTGGATTGATGCAGAAAGCCTCATTCAACATTACATTAATTTGGGGATTTATTTTTCATATTCAGAAGAAATATTTTATGTCTTCTTCTGAACCCAAACATGATTTTAAAGCTTCGGATAAGCTTGAAATCTTTTTTTTTTCTTTTTCACATTTGTAATTCTTGAAATTGTCTTTTAAATCTCATTGCTTGTTCTTGTTCTTCATTATGATTATATAAACTTTTAGATGATAACATCTTTAATATCAGCTGGAATATTCTACTTTTTGTCAACTTGTAGATGATATGAACTACTCTGCTTTATAGAATGTTCAACTTTATAATTGATTAATTTGAATTACCATGATTATAGTATCAAAGTAACAATGATCATTGTCTTTGGATTCCAAAGGGGATCTTATGAAGACAAAAGTACCGGTCAAAAGACCGTTGGGAACATCTTTAAATCTCATTGCTTGTTCTTGTTCTTCATTATGATTATATAAACCATCATTAAATGTTTAGCTTTGATCTTATGAAAAAATCAATCCCAATGTAACACAAAGTGTAAAACAACTTTTTTGTTTGAATTAATTTAACATTCTTTCAAAAAAAAAAAACAAAAGACCGTTGGGAAAGATGGATCTTTTTCTTTGCCAGTGGATACCATTTCACGATTATTATTGTTTAAACAACTTTGAAAGAAACTCAGCACCTACTTAACACACATATATACATCAGATTGTTTTGGTTTTCATTAACTTATGAGAATGTTTTGGCAGATACAACATAATGTTATTTGTCTGCAAGTACAAATTAGAAAATGGACAGAAACAAGTTATTTGAAAAAAAAAATTGTTTGAAACAACCAAAGAAAATATAGCCAAGGAAAACTTATGTGAAAGTCAGACTTGGGTTTCAGTTAAACCATTGAAGTTAGAGCCTAAATGTACAAACTAATGGGCTTTAATACATGCAAGGCCTAATTTTTAACAAAGCCATTAAGTTTGGTACTGTAGACATGTGTGATACATATGGGTAACCAAGTTAGGCATAAAAGCTTATAGCCTGATATATCTAACCAAGTTAGGCATATGTGAGTTGCTTATTACGTATTAACTGTCCATATCATAGACCAATAGATATTTTGTTTTGCTTTAACTTTGATGGGGCATTTTTCGACTCAAAGAAAAAGTTTATAGATTGTTCTAGAACTCTTCTTGTTTCCACACAAAAAAATATAAAATTTACACCACAAAATATATGACTTAATCAATGCTGGCATTTAATATTGAGGCTGATGGGTCCATTTTTTATTCCAAAGTTTTTTTTAATAATATTTAAGTCAATATCTAATTTGAAACTCTAATTTGAAATGCTGCAGAAAGATAAAGAAAAATATCTACTTTTGAAACCAATCAAAATCCCTAAAATCAAAGTTAGCCACACAAATAAAATAGAACCCCACGTGTCATCCTCATAACCACTAGATATCCCCAAAAGTATACAATAACGACACGTGTAATGTGGACCTGGGAAGCAGAGCTACGCCATCTCCACCGAATCAAACACGATACAGGAAAGATCAAAATAATGGCCCATATCGAGCCACGTCAGCCCAAAGAAGGCCCGCATGATTATTCACCGTTAATTAGATTTGCTTATTGCTATTCTCCGTTGTCCTCAGAGAAAAAGCATAGAAGTCGTCTGATATTTTGGCGAGAGTTTGAGTGGCTGTGAAGTTAGATACTAATAATAATAATAATATACCTCTTTGCCTTCTTCTTCTTCTTCTTCCTCGCTACAATAATCAGATACCTTTTCTCTCTTCTTCCTCTCGGCGAATTAAGATCTAAAATCTCAGTTTTTTTTGTTTTGTTTTGGAAAGTTCTGCTTTTTCTCTGTTCTGAGATCGATGGGGGAGGTTGTGGTTTTAAGCAGCGACGAAGGTACTATGGAGACGATGATGAGCAGAGGCAAGTCATCGGAGGTTGTCCGGTGGGAGAAGTATCTTCCGACGACGGTGCTTAGGGTTTTGCTTGTCGAATCCGATGATTCAACTCGCCAAATCATCACCGCCCTTCTTCAGAAATGCTCTTACAAAGGTCATTGCTTTACTCTGTTTTTCAAAGTTTCCGTCTTTGTCTTGATTTTGAACTCAAAAGTATGTTCGGTCTTAATCTTAATCTGTTACAAGTATTATGTTCGGTCTGTGAATTATTTGTTCATTGTCTTAAATCTGTTTCAAGTGTCTGTTCTGGTCTGTGAATTAATTATGTGTTCATTGTCTTAAATCTGTTTCAAGTGTCGTTCTTTATGTCTTAATTATGAAGTTACAAGTATGTTCGGTCAGTTAATTGTTTGTTTATTGTCTTAATCTGTTTCAAGTTTCGATCTTTATGTCTTAATTTTGAAGTTACAAGTATTATGTTCTTGTCTGTGAATTATTTGTTCATTGTCTTAAATCTGTTTCAAGTTTCGGTCTTTATGTCTTAATTTTGTAGTTACAAGTATGTTCTTGTCTGTTATATATTAAAACTGGGGTCTTGTTTTGATTTCGAAACAGTTGTGGCCGTCTCCGATGGTTTAGCTGCGTGGGAGACTCTGAAGGAGAAGACACATAACATTGACCTAATACTAACGGAGCTGGATTTGCCAGCTATATCCGGATTTGCGCTACTCGCTTTGGTGATGGAGCATGAAGCTTGCAAGCACATCCCTGTCATAAGTAATGTGTTGGTGATCCCCTAAGTCCGTTCTTTTGTAAAAAAAAAAGCTTTCTCTTTAGTTTTTTGTTGTTCTGATGATTTTATTTGTTTTCTTCTAGTGATGTCGTCGCAAGATTCGATGACGATGGTGTTGAAGTGTATGCTTAGAGGTGCTGCTGATTATTTGATTAAGCCCATGAGGAAAAACGAGTTGAAGAATCTATGGCAACATGTCTGGAGACGACTTACTGTAAGTTCATTTCGTTATGTTGAATTAATTTTAAGCTTGAACGGACTTGTAATAATTTTTTTTTGGTTATGAATCAGTTGCGTGGTGATCATACTGCTAATGGTCCTAGCTTACCAGCTTCGCAGCAGAACGTTGAAGACAATGATGAAACTTGTGCAGATTCAAGATATCATTCTGATCATGGAAGTGGTTCTCAGGCTATCAGCGACAACGGTGAGGATAAGCTGATGGCGGATGTCAAACCGGTGGTTGAATCTTTTGATGTGACAATGGATTTGATCGGTGGGATAGACAAACGGAGTGAGTGTTTCTACGGAGACAACACCGGTGAGCAGCATGTTGGGCCCGAGCTTGGGCTTTCTCTGAAGAGATCTTGCTCTGGAAGAAGTTTGGAGAAGAACCAAGATGAAAGCAAGCATCAGAAGATTAGCCTCTCTGATGCATCAGACTTCTCACGGTTTGTGCTCTTGCTTGCAAATTTTATATAACGTCTCTCAAGTTATAGATTAGTGTTTTAATGAATAGCATTAGATTAACGTGCAGATACGAGAACGGGAAGGCAGGAGGAGAGAAAGCAGTTGTTGTTGCTGTAGAGGCAAGTAGTTCAGCTGAGCCCAAGACACCAAGCGAATCACATGAAAAGCTGTTAAGATGTGATCACGGAAGCGCTACAACGAGCAGCAACCATGAGAACATTGGATCATCAAGCGTAAGCGGACAGAACCAGTTTCTTCAGTCCGGGAAGCAAGAATCTCTCTTTCCAGTAGAATCAAACCGCCTGAAGGCGAGCAAGGAAGTGGAAGTTGGTTCTCAGAGCACCAACGAGGGCACAGTAACAGCAGGAGGACAAAATAGGAGCAGCAGCACAAGAGAGAAAGCAAAGGAGGAAGAAGAAGAAGGTGAAGGTGGTGGCACTGCCCAGCAACGCAAGAGTGAGAGAGAAGCTGCGCTGATGAAGTTCCGGATGAAGAAGAAAGATCGATGCTTTGGTAAAAAGGTAAGAGACTCATAAGCTTTTGCTATATTACAAGATGAAAAACTGATGATGTTGATTACTGCAGGTAAGATATGAGAGCAGGAAGAAGCTAGCAGATCAGCGTCCAAGAGTGAAAGGCCAGTTCGTGCGTGCTGTGAACTCAGATGCGTCTACTACTAAATAATGCCTGGCAGCCCAACAAGAGAAGTTTCCCACAGTAAAAGGCCCAGTTAGAGAGACTTTTTTTTTTTAGATGTGTTGTAATATTAAGTGTGGCTTATTTGTATTCCAGTGTTACTTCTCAGTTCTCAGCAAATCTAAGAAAATTGGGGTAACTATTCCACTTGATGGATCATCTCCAATTCTCTATTATCTGCGAATGATCAAAGCTACGTTAAACCGTAACTCCAGATTTTCTGCAAGTTTTTTTTTCCATATTGACTTAGCATTTAATGTAAGAGGACTATCAAGATCCCACAATATTATCTTCTTCTTTTTTTCCACTTAGATGGGTAGTATATGATTTGGACATTATTTTCATTGTGATTCAATTCAATGAATCCAAGCATTTTTCCAATTTTGTATTTATGCTACTTTTACAATTTGTTTTCTTCTTCGAACCAATAAAATTATTTCATTGATAAAGGGTGGAAAACCACTAAAAAGGCCCAATCATTTGAGAGTAAACCAGGTAATTAAAAAGCCCCGACCAATCATTCGGTTGGATTAGTAAAGTTGTGCCAGAAAGACAGGAGAGCAATAATTACGGTGTAATAAGTAGAGTGGCGATGCCACGTGTATATAAAATTGACCGTGGAAAAGAAACAAGAAGAAAACAAAACCATTGAGAATAGAGAGATCTGGAAAGGAGGAGGACACAAGGATAAGAGAGAGAATAAAAAGGGACCCCGGAGAGACAAAGGAAAAGAGAAGCTGCCCATCTCTATCTCTCGTGGCCGCCCTAATACTTTTATTTATTTATAAAAGGCTTCTTCCTTTTCCTTTGACATTCTTTAAAGGGCGAGGAGGAGTAGTGAATCTATCAAACCGGCAACTTCAGCCTCCCGACTCTCTCTCTCTCTGGTTAGTTCTTTTCTTTTACGTTTTGTTCCCTCTGTGTTTGCTACTTTGTTAGGATTCTTCTTCACGCTGCCATTTTAAACTATTAACCTTTTTGTTATTATTATTTGGGATCGAACTTGAAGAAAGGGTTTCTAGATTCTTCATTGTCACATCTGGAATTGGTCTGATTGTGACTCTTTCATACTTTTATTTAATTATTATAATGATTAGTATTCTTTAGTATGTGTTTGTGCTAGTAGAACCTCCTCCTGTTACATGACTAGTAGTGCCATCCATGTCTGATTTGTTCTTTTTTAGATTATAAAGTTGCTTTTCTTGTTCTTGTTCTTGTCTCATCCCTTTTTTTTTTATTTTCAGAATGGCGTCTTCAAGCCCCCAACATTGCCACATCATCGAGGTCAATCCAGGCAAATCCGTTGAAGAAAGCACAACAACCCTGGCGAGCAAAGCCTGCGGAGAAGCCCCCTGCGGCTTCTCAGATCTCAACAACGCTTCCGGCGACGCCCAAGAACGCAACGCCTCCATGCGCAAGCTCTGCATCGCCGTGGTGCTATGCCTTCTCTTCATGACCGTTGAAGTCTTCGGTGGCATCAAAGCTAACAGCTTAGCTATACTCACCGACGCAGCTCATCTCCTCTCTGACGTTGCTGCTTTTGCCATCTCCCTGTTCTCCCTGTGGGCTGCTGGCTGGGAAGCGACGCCGAGGCAGACTTATGGGTTTTTCAGGATTGAGATTTTGGGAGCTCTTGTCTCCATCCAGCTCATTTGGCTCCTTACTGGTATACTTGTCTATGAAGCTATCATCAGACTTCTTAGTGAGACTAGTGAGGTTAATGGGTTCCTTATGTTCCTTGTTGCTGCTTTTGGGTTGCTTGTGAATATCATAATGGCTGTTCTGTTAGGACATGATCATGGTCACGGTCATAGCCATGGTCATGATCATCACAGTCATGGGGTGACTGTTACCACACATCATCACCATCATGGTCATGGAGAGGACAAGCATCATCACGCTCATGGGGATGAAGACGTTACTGAGCAGTTGCTGGAGAAATCAGAGAAGAGAAAGAGGAACATCAACGTCCAAGGAGCTTACCTCCATGTCCTTGGGGACTCCATCCAGAGCGTTGGCGTTATGATTGGAGGAGGCATCATCTGGTACAAACCGGAGTGGAAGATAGTTGATCTGATCTGCACGCTTGTCTTTTCGGTTATTGTCTTGGGGACGACCATCAACATGATCAGAAGCATTCTTGAGGTGTTGATGGAGAGCACGCCGAGAGAGATCGACGCTACGAAGCTGGAGAAGGGTTTGCTGGAGATGGAGGAAGTGGTGGCTGTTCATGAGCTTCACATTTGGGCTATCACGGTGGGGAAAGTGCTGCTTGCTTGCCACGTCAATATAAGGCCAGAGGCAGATGCTGATATGGTGCTTAACAAGGTCATTGATTACATCCGCAGGGAGTATAACATCAGTCATGTCACTATACAAATCGAGCGCTAAAAGGCAAATCAAACATCTGAAGAGTATTTTGTATAAGCATTTTCATTGACATGATGATAAAATCAATAAAGTTTTCTATGTTTTTTGTCCACTTTCTCTTGTTCTTCATGCTTTAGGTATATTGGTATAGTTATATGTCAACTTGCTTAGAACAGAGACGTTTATCTCAACTTGTTGTGAGATTAGGTGTGTGTCTTTCAATTATCCTAGGAGTTCACAGGGCTTGTGAATAGTGTTAGAAGCAGGATCTGATTTGTCACAAGTGGGGCCATCGTTTTGTCCTAAGAGTCTGGTAACAAGAGGTCGTAAGTTACATCAGCTTTGTACTTTTATAAGCATTATTTTAAAAAGGACTATGTAAAGATTGGATGTTGTTAAGTTGCTTAGGCTTGTTCTGGTTTTATCACAGTAGTATGAATATGAGTGAAGAAAAATAAAGATATTTTTAGAGACAAACATTGGTTAGTACCCTTGAAGCCAAGGCATCAACACTTGTATGCTTAACAGATAAGAATCCAGAATTCACGCGTTGAGGGGATGAATGTATAAACGCTTCCTTGGACTTTTAAAAGGTTCAATGTTCTTCTTCTTCTTCCTCATCATCATCATGTATGTATTAACGAAAACCCCCCACAACTGACTGTCTCTTTGCTGCCAGACAAAACTGCCAAAGCCAATAATGTTTCTTTGAGGGACCTTTCTTATGTCAGAGATACTCTCTCTCTCTCTCTCTCTCCATCCTCTCATGTTCTTTGCTCTTCAACAAACATCTGTTGTCATCTCTTTGGTCTTTATTTTTACCTCTTTGTTTACTTCCCTTTCTCCTCTCTTATCTCTCACTTTCAAGTTCCAATTTTCTCTTCAAGGCTTCATAACAATTTAAGAACTTCTATATAAAGCTAACGGCCTTAGCTTCAGAAGCGAGTACATGATTATCTTGTTTTTTTTTTACTTCATTAAAAACGCCTCACAGTTATTTTAAGAGAGATACAAACAAACAAGAGAGATAGAGAGATAGAGAGATAGAGAGATAGAGGGAGGTCTCTCAGCTTTGTAATGGAGAGGATACAAGGACAAAACAAGCTCTGTGTAAATGTATCTTTATCTCAGTTTGGAACGTTTTTCATTTATTTTATTTTCTTCTTTTCAACTATTTGAGCCTATTTACTCCTTCCCTTAATGAGTTGCATTCAGTGCTTGTGGATGTTTGTTATACAGAAAACACTAACAAATCTGATCTCAGCTGATTAATTACCTCTCTTTGAAACATTCCATTTTTTCTTTCTCTTTACTGACCCACTCACCAAACCACCCTACAGTAGATGAATAACCAGATTTCAATTGTTTCTTTATTCTCTCTCACTCACTTGGTAGGTACCTCCTTTTTCTTGCAGTTGTTGGATCAAAAAGTGAATGTGAGAAGAAGCCTACAAGTTCAAGCATCTGCGGAGGATCATAGCTTTCCTCTTGAGGAAGATCAATCTTCAAATCTTACCTTGCAAGGTACAAGACTTCCATTTCAACAAATACTACAAGACCCTTCTTCGGTTTTGTCCTTCAAAGACCCACACATTCTAGGAAACTATCTCCCGCATGAAGTTCCAGAGTTACATTCACCGATCCACTCAGAAACCAACCACTACTATCAGAACTCACTTTTAGAAGGAACCAATGAAGACATCTCAAGCCAAGAACTTCAGCTAAACCCAGTAGACAATGCGTTTTCAAGAGGCAAGCTCAGAAACAACAACTTGGCAGCATCAGTGAGCAGAGAGAAGAGAAAGAGAAGAAGAAGCAAACCAATGAAAAATAGAGAAGAGATTGAGAGCCAGAGAATGACACACATAACGGTTGAACGAAACCGCAGACGCCAAATGAACGTTCATCTCAACTCACTCCGCTCTATCATTCCATCTTCCTACTTCCTTAGGGTATAAATATAGTAAACCTTTATATTATTAATAACGTTAAAGCTTTTTAACATAGTTTTGTTGTTCATAGGGAGACCAAGCGTCAATAGTAGGAGGCGCTATAGACTTCGTGAAGATCCTCGAGCAACACTTGCAATCCCTTGAAGCGCAGAAGATAACTCAACAAACAAGTAAACTGATAATCGATGCCACAGTGATGGAGAGACATGTGAATCTCAAAATGCAGTGCTGCCAGAGGAGACAAGGACAACTTGTCAGATCAATCTTTTTGCTAGAGAAACTTGGACTAACTGTACTTCATCTCAATGTGACATCTCCGTGCAATGCATCTATCGCTTATTCCTTCAACCTCAAGGTACTAAATAACTACTTATGAAACAAAGAAAACAAAACACATATCTTTCAAAAACATTTTTTTGGTATTTCTCCTCAGATGGAAGATGCTTGCAACTTGGGATCAGCCGATGAGATAACGGCGGCGGTTCGTCAGATATTCGACTGTTGATTAAAAGTTATTTTGTAACTTTGGTTTTAGGACTTAGGTGGAGTCTTCTTCTCAGCATGGTGGCATTTTGACTTTAGTTTAAGGGTACTCTGCAGAATTGGGCCCCACCTGATAAAGTTTGACGTTTGTTTTAAGAGTTGTGAATTATTCTTATGCAATCTTTTACCCTTAACTTTTTAAGGTGATGGATGGATCATGCAATCAAACTATGTATAAAAACCAAAAAGAAAGGAGCATCTAGCTAGCAATTCACTTTGAATAATGTAGCAATTATAGCTGTCAAATGGGTGGGCTGACCATTGGTTATCCATGTCCAAATATAAATGGATCTATTTTGGTGACACCTATTTGTTCATGGGGATTATAAATGGACAAGAATCACAAGACCAATGGATAATGGGCGTTAATGGATTTGGACTATGTGGATGCGGCCGGTCCAATGGTCACAAAAAGTTAGGGTTTCTAAAATTTAATATCGAATTTTTTGACAAAACCATAAAATCAAGTGTTCTCGCTAAAACCGCAAAAACATTTTTTTCCGCCTCAACCGCAAACTTATTTCCTGCCAAAACCACAAAATCAAGTTTTCCCGCAAAAACCGCAAAATCGAGTTTTTCCGCCAATACCGCAAAATCGAGGTTTCCTGCCAAAACCAGAAAATCGAGTTTTCCTACCAAAACCGTAAAATCGAGTTTTCCCGTCAAAACCAGAAAATCGAATTTTTTCTGCCAAAACCGTAAAATCGAGTTTTGTAGTTAGTAGTAACATGAATTCTTTTGTCATTATTATTATTCAGTGGTTTTACTGGGTCAACAATTTTTTTTCTTTCTTTTAACTACTAAAAAAGATGTTACATTAATCCAGTTATAGACGTGATGATTTTGAAAAATATTGAAAATGTATCTACATATGTTGAAAATATTGGAATGTATCTACATATGTTTTCTTCATTGGAAAATATTGAAATGTATCTACATATGTTTTTCGAAAACTCAGGCAACAACACCAAATCACAGTTCTATCCAAATGAAAGCTCCAAGATGGCCTGTACGTACGCCACGTCAGCACTATCCTGATCGGGAAACCCAAAACGAGTGGTGGGAATGGTTACTTTCCCCGTCTGCTCATATCTCCCTCCAAAAAAGAAATATCAAATATCTCTCTCACTCAACACTGATCCTCCATTAATCTCAAAGATAATTATATTAATAATAAGCCTCTTCTGATTTGTTTCGAACAAAATAAACATTTTTGTTGGGTTGAGAGCCATGGCTTCCCTTTCAATCTCTTCCTCTTCGACGATCATCAACTCTAGAGCTTCTCCTCCTCCTGGACAAGCCTCCTTCTCTTCTCCGTCGTGTATTTCACTTCCGATGCTTCCTCCTAAGCCGCTTCAGTCCACTACTTGCTGTCCGTTTCCCCTTTTTTTTTTTTTATTGTTAATGTCCGATTCCGAGTTTTAAAAAATGGCTTTTGTCTTTTTTATAGGTCGGAAGATTGCGAGGAGGAACGTTCTGACGAGAGCTACTGAAGTTGAAGCTCCGGTCACCGCCGAAGCTGAGACTACAGAGTTGCCGGAAATCGTCAAGACCGCTCAAGAAGCTGTAAAGAGACTTTTGCTTTTACCCTTAAATGACTCTGCTATGAAGTGAATTGGATTTTGATTTGTTGACAGTGGGAGAAAGTGGAGGATAAGTATGCAATTGGTTCTCTCGCATTTGCTGCTTTGGTGGCTCTTTGGGGATCTACTGGCCTCATCTCGGTCACTTTCCATCTTCAAAACTCTTTTTAATTTCCTTTTTTGTTTGATTCTAATTTTTTTTTTTTTTTTTTTGGTGGTGAAACAGGCAATCGACAGGCTTCCATTGTTTCCCGGTGTTTTTGAACTTGTAGGCATTGGTTACACTGGGGTAAGTTTCTTTCTACCTGTATGAGTATCATCTTTGCCTTTGTTGTATAATTTTGAATCATTACCAGATTTTAGCGAACCTGTTCTGAGGATTTAGACGAGATTGGATTGAGGATTAGTCCTCTGCATCCTAAGAAATACATGCAATTTAGTGTTTTCATCTGATTGAATCTCAAGACTTGGTTCATTTTATTTAATGGAACCTTTGAAACGTTGTTGTTTTGTTAACACAGTGGTTCGTTTACAAGAACTTGATCTTCAAACCAGACAGGTCAAGCAATCTCCCCTCAATTACATAATTTGGTTTCGTCTAGTGTTTTCTTTGAGAAATATGAAACTCATATTTTTCTATCGTAACGTGTTTCAGGGAGGTGCTGTTTCAGAAGGTCAAGGATACATACAGAGACATATTAGGGAGCAGCAGCTGAATCAGAGGAAGAAGTGTGAGAGACATTCATGAAGGAAAATCAAAAGAAGAATCTAAGACATGCCCCTCTCTCTCTCTCTCTCTTTGTGCTTCTTGTAGCTCAAAATATCAACCACCTCCTTATATCAGTGTTGTAGATTTCATCCCCTCTCTCTCTATGTGTTCCTTGTAGCTCAAAATATCATCCACTTTATGTCAAAGTGTTGTAAATTCCTCAAGACTGCAATGATGAGATGTTTATTTCATTCCTCTCAAGTTTTCAAAGTCTCTTCTCCATTTTAGTTTATATACAAAGTAAAGACCAATATGTGTAAATGTTTTATAGTTTTCCCTTAACTTTTAGTTATCAAAAAGTGTTTGCTTCCTCTTTTCTTGAGTCATCTCATCCTCTAAAACGTTCTACAACGTAACCACAATAACACCCCTTGTCCATTGATATCTTGTGTATTTAAATGATTTTAAGCATCATTCTAATTCTTAAATTGATCATTTAGGCACATTTAAAATTTGTTTAGGATGCATTGTATTGCATTTGTGTGTTTTACAGGTTTGGAGAAGTGCTAGTCAGATTTTGGAGCCTAAGGAGTCAATAAACGTTCAAAGGTGATGAAGAATGGAGTGGTAGCAGTCAACAGCCGCGACCAAGTGTTGGCTGCGAAGGAGCAGTGTCGTCGCAGGTTCCCTTCGCGGGAAGAAGATGTCTGCGGTCAAGTGTTGACGAGACGGAGCCTTCCCCGCAACCATCCTTCGCGGGATAGTGATGCATGCGGCCGTCGACAAACCCATTCCGTTAGTTTCGCAACCTGAGATCGCGGGACCTGTGTTCTCGGCCATGGCTCGAATCAGAGCATTTTATTATTTTACCCCTGTGTTTCTAAGCTGTTATAAATACATTGTAAACCTAATCTTAGAGATTATCTTGTTTTCTATCTAAACACAAACTTATTTTGGTGAAAGATTCAATCTTTAATCTCTTTACCTTTTATTCCTTTGTGTTT
Proteins encoded in this window:
- the LOC106340018 gene encoding transcription factor bHLH70-like isoform X4, with amino-acid sequence MERIQGQNKLCLLDQKVNVRRSLQVQASAEDHSFPLEEDQSSNLTLQGTRLPFQQILQDPSSVLSFKDPHILGNYLPHEVPELHSPIHSETNHYYQNSLLEGTNEDISSQELQLNPVDNAFSRGKLRNNNLAASVSREKRKRRRSKPMKNREEIESQRMTHITVERNRRRQMNVHLNSLRSIIPSSYFLRGDQASIVGGAIDFVKILEQHLQSLEAQKITQQTSKLIIDATVMERHVNLKMQCCQRRQGQLVRSIFLLEKLGLTVLHLNVTSPCNASIAYSFNLKMEDACNLGSADEITAAVRQIFDC
- the LOC106340018 gene encoding transcription factor bHLH70-like isoform X1, with the protein product MNNQISIVSLFSLTHLVGTSFFLQLLDQKVNVRRSLQVQASAEDHSFPLEEDQSSNLTLQGTRLPFQQILQDPSSVLSFKDPHILGNYLPHEVPELHSPIHSETNHYYQNSLLEGTNEDISSQELQLNPVDNAFSRGKLRNNNLAASVSREKRKRRRSKPMKNREEIESQRMTHITVERNRRRQMNVHLNSLRSIIPSSYFLRGDQASIVGGAIDFVKILEQHLQSLEAQKITQQTSKLIIDATVMERHVNLKMQCCQRRQGQLVRSIFLLEKLGLTVLHLNVTSPCNASIAYSFNLKMEDACNLGSADEITAAVRQIFDC
- the LOC106340018 gene encoding transcription factor bHLH70-like isoform X2, producing the protein MNNQISIVSLFSLTHLVGTSFFLQLLDQKVNVRRSLQVQASAEDHSFPLEEDQSSNLTLQGTRLPFQQILQDPSSVLSFKDPHILGNYLPHEVPELHSPIHSETNHYYQNSLLEGTNEDISSQELQLNPVDNAFSRGKLRNNNLAASVSREKRKRRRSKPMKNREEIESQRMTHITVERNRRRQMNVHLNSLRSIIPSSYFLRGDQASIVGGAIDFVKILEQHLQSLEAQKITQQTSKLIIDATVMERHVNLKMQCCQRRQGQLVRSIFLLEKLGLTVLHLNVTSPCNASIAYSFNLKEDACNLGSADEITAAVRQIFDC
- the LOC106340018 gene encoding transcription factor bHLH70-like isoform X3, which codes for MERIQGQNKLCVNLLDQKVNVRRSLQVQASAEDHSFPLEEDQSSNLTLQGTRLPFQQILQDPSSVLSFKDPHILGNYLPHEVPELHSPIHSETNHYYQNSLLEGTNEDISSQELQLNPVDNAFSRGKLRNNNLAASVSREKRKRRRSKPMKNREEIESQRMTHITVERNRRRQMNVHLNSLRSIIPSSYFLRGDQASIVGGAIDFVKILEQHLQSLEAQKITQQTSKLIIDATVMERHVNLKMQCCQRRQGQLVRSIFLLEKLGLTVLHLNVTSPCNASIAYSFNLKMEDACNLGSADEITAAVRQIFDC
- the LOC106336849 gene encoding protein CURVATURE THYLAKOID 1B, chloroplastic-like, translating into MASLSISSSSTIINSRASPPPGQASFSSPSCISLPMLPPKPLQSTTCCRKIARRNVLTRATEVEAPVTAEAETTELPEIVKTAQEAWEKVEDKYAIGSLAFAALVALWGSTGLISAIDRLPLFPGVFELVGIGYTGWFVYKNLIFKPDREVLFQKVKDTYRDILGSSS